One part of the Schistocerca piceifrons isolate TAMUIC-IGC-003096 chromosome 2, iqSchPice1.1, whole genome shotgun sequence genome encodes these proteins:
- the LOC124775725 gene encoding uncharacterized protein LOC124775725, with the protein MALEIARNEIYPEWASSKFFVAAFRLAGFDVLEDSVRVENACGGGGGFMSETLRVQGLTQHGAVASLIVKAPLSDGGGGGGRLCSAGLFRRERALYSRTLPAAEAALKAVEGGAWRPLWPASWGVCGGGCILLQDVATAGFRKAPGAASARGLDLAHSLAALRGLARLHAASTQTARRDAQVEPLLREPVAFGPSQAPLLQSQARTVLLKMADVLNRYPWFWRYRNKFLQLADTLLPRATHAIASCNEKLTVMVHGDLQKNNMMFRCLKDELEVIIYDFQGAHIGSPAEDLQYFLHTTTSLEVLQRHTDLLLSEYHSTLQHTLRALGLQQQADAYPLEQLRREMEQLAPVGVFCTYNLLPVMLNLEAVDFDLDTSSPSYAANAEKLLQKCFTNPEYLAFAQYLTPLFDKSGLLESY; encoded by the exons ATGGCGCTGGAGATAGCGAGAAATGAAATCTACCCCGAGTGGGCATCCAGCAAGTTCTTTGTCGCCGCCTTCAGGCTGGCCggatttgatgtcctggaggacagTGTACGGGTGGAGAATGCATGTGGTGGCGGTGGTGGATTCATGAGCGAGACACTACGTGTTCAGGGGCTCACCCAGCACGGAGCTGTGGCCAGCCTCATAGTGAAGGCGCCGCTGTCTGATGGCGGGGGCGGAGGAGGAAGGCTCTGTTCTGCAGGTCTGTTCCGGCGAGAGCGGGCGCTGTACTCTCGGACGCTGCCTGCTGCGGAGGCGGCGCTGAAGGCGGTCGAGGGAGGGGCGTGGCGGCCGCTATGGCCCGCCTCCTGGGGCGTGTGCGGAGGCGGCTGTATACTGCTGCAGGACGTGGCGACCGCGGGATTCCGCAAGGCGCCCGGCGCCGCCTCCGCCCGCGGGTTGGATTTGGCGCACTCCCTGGCTGCGCTGCGCGGGCTGGCGCGCCTCCACGCCGCCTCCACTCAAACTGCGCGCCGCGACGCCCAGGTGGAGCCGCTGCTGCGGGAGCCCGTCGCCTTCGGCCCCAGCCAGGCCCCTTTGTTACAGTCACAGGCCAGGACGGTCCTTCTGAAGATGGCCGACGTGCTGAACCGCTATCCCTGGTTCTGGAGGTACCGAAACAAGTTTCTCCAGCTGGCAGACACCTTGCTGCCTAGAGCAACACACGCTATTGCCAGCTGTAATGAGAAGCTCACTGTCATGGTGCATGGGGACTTGCAGAAGAACAACATGATGTTCCGGTGTTTGAAGGATGAGCTTGAAGTCATTATCTACGATTTTCAG ggAGCCCACATCGGGTCTCCAGCGGAGGACCTGCAGTACTTCCTGCACACGACCACCAGCCTGGAGGTGCTGCAGCGGCACACGGACCTGCTGCTGTCCGAGTACCACAGCACCCTGCAGCACACGTTGCGAGCCCTGGGGCTGCAGCAGCAGGCGGACGCCTACCCGCTGGAGCAGCTGAGGAGAGAGATGGAGCAGCTGGCACCAGTAGGAGTCTTCTGCACCTACAACCTGCTGCCTGTCATGCTCAACCTAGAGGCAGTCGATTTCGACCTCGATACATCGTCACCCAGCTATGCAGCTAACGCAGAGAagctgttacagaaatgcttcacaaACCCCGAATATTTGGCATTTGCTCAATATTTGACACCACTTTTTGATAAGAGTGGTCTTCTTGAAAGTTATTAG